The Winslowiella toletana region TTCAGCAGCGGCAATCAGTTTCTCATCGGCGGTAAAGGCTGCCGGGCAACCAGCCATCTGACCAAACTCGTAGCCGAAAGCGGTGACGTCAGCATCGTGATAGCGCACTTCGTCAGAAACTACGATGTCGCCAACTTTCAGCGTCGGTGCCAGACCGCCAGCGGAGCCGGTATTGATGACGAAGTCAGGTTTACACAGCTCAAGCAGCAGAGCGGTGCCCATCGCGGCCGACACTTTGCCGATGCCAGATTTCAGCAGCGCCACTTCAACGCCATTCAGTGTGCCGGTATAGATCTCACAACCAGCCAGCGTCAGCGTTTGACGGTTCTCAATCTTGTCACGCAGCAAGGTAACTTCCTGCTCCATTGCCCCAATGATGCCTGCTTTCATAGTGATACTCGCTAATATGGTGGAATTAATCGCTTAAACTGATGCATAGTTTAACATGGTTGGATTCAATGTATTCACGCATCAGGTGAGGGGATTTATGGCAGAGATTAATTTCAGGAAGAAAATCAGTTTTCAGCGGCCATACAATAACCATGACGAACCGGTGGGTGAATATAATATTACCCGCCACTTTGAAAGCGATCGTGGGCGGATTATTAACTCTGCCGCTATTCGCCGCTTGCAGCAGAAAACCCAGGTGTTTCCGCTGGAACGTAATGCTGCCGTGCGTTCGCGCCTGACGCATTCGCTGGAAGTTCAGCAGACCGGGCGCTATATCGCCAAAGAGATTATTGAGACGCTGAAATTGAGCGGTGGGCTGGAGAAATATGGTTTAGCCGATTTTGCCGGGGCGTTTGAGAGTCTGGTTGAGATGTCCTGTCTGCTGCATGACGTGGGTAATCCACCGTTTGGCCATTTTGGTGAATCGGCGATAAACGACTGGTTTGACGATAATTTACCCGCTGAGCTGGTCGATGCGCAGGTTGCAGGCGTATTCAGTGATGAGCAAATGAAAGCATTTAGCCAGCTGAATGGCATCATCCGTCAGGATCTCTGCCATTTCGAAGGTAATGCGCAGGCTATCCGGCTGGTGCACACGCTGCTGCAACTGAATCTTACTTATTCTCAGGTCGCCTGTATTTTAAAATATACCGCTCCCGCCTGGTGGCAGGGCGATAAGCCGGCTGAATTTACCACACTGATGAAAAAGCCCGGCTTTTATCTGTCGGAGCAGGA contains the following coding sequences:
- the mtnN gene encoding 5'-methylthioadenosine/S-adenosylhomocysteine nucleosidase translates to MKAGIIGAMEQEVTLLRDKIENRQTLTLAGCEIYTGTLNGVEVALLKSGIGKVSAAMGTALLLELCKPDFVINTGSAGGLAPTLKVGDIVVSDEVRYHDADVTAFGYEFGQMAGCPAAFTADEKLIAAAESCIAELNLNAVRGLVVSGDAFINGAEPLARIRSTFPQAIAVEMEATAIGHVCHQFNTPFVVIRAISDVADQESHLSFDEFLVVAAQQSSLMVETLLNNLRG